In Necator americanus strain Aroian chromosome IV, whole genome shotgun sequence, the following proteins share a genomic window:
- a CDS encoding hypothetical protein (NECATOR_CHRIV.G14585.T1) — protein MHVLVWLFAFFAAVMCQPLYGLEKQILYGFQDPDEIQWRGDGNEITAVKRGRLLNLIGLNSRFTDPFRQRMIKKKIRSRRFDWLDTTVTGDEKWVLYVNHTPKRACCAGHEMPDPFVKGEIHEKKVMLGVRLVENGIYRFELLLGNTTVTAEVYCAQS, from the exons ATGCATGTACTTGTATGGCTGTTCGCGTTTTTTGCCGCTGTCATGTGTCAACCATTGTATGGGCTCGAAAAACAGATACTCTATGGGTTCCAGGATCCCGACGAGATACAATGGCGTGGAGAT GGCAACGAAATAACTGCAGTAAAGCGAGGACGTTTGCTCAACCTGATTGGACTGAACTCGCGATTCACTGATCCGTTCAGACAACGAATGATTAAAAAGAAGATCCG aagccgcagatttgactggctggacaccactgtcactggagatgaaaaatgggtcctctacgtcaaccacaccccCAAACGTGCCTGTTGCGCTGGccatgaaatgccggatcctttcgtgaaaggtgaaattcatgagaagaaggtcatgctgggCGTGCGTCTGGTGGAGAATGGgatctaccgtttcgaactgctgctgggcaacacgacagttactgccgaagtctactgcgctcaatcGTAA
- a CDS encoding hypothetical protein (NECATOR_CHRIV.G14585.T2), whose protein sequence is MHVLVWLFAFFAAVMCQPLYGLEKQILYGFQDPDEIQWRGDGNEITAVKRGRLLNLIGLNSRFTDPFRQRMIKKKIRSVRMDNGQLKSESGE, encoded by the exons ATGCATGTACTTGTATGGCTGTTCGCGTTTTTTGCCGCTGTCATGTGTCAACCATTGTATGGGCTCGAAAAACAGATACTCTATGGGTTCCAGGATCCCGACGAGATACAATGGCGTGGAGAT GGCAACGAAATAACTGCAGTAAAGCGAGGACGTTTGCTCAACCTGATTGGACTGAACTCGCGATTCACTGATCCGTTCAGACAACGAATGATTAAAAAGAAGATCCGGTCAGTGCGAATGGATAACGGTCAGTTAAAATCGGAATCGGGAGAATAA
- a CDS encoding hypothetical protein (NECATOR_CHRIV.G14586.T1) produces MMLKRSEGVVVARGSGCTVGAVELPIRALLKNFLGSLLRDLRARVILQQAKVVELRVLLADLVGPSLRLSAVDFGSNCRVAQQQFETVDPILHQTHAQHDLLLMNFTFHERIRHFMASATGTFGGVVDVEDPFFISSDSGVQPVKSAASGEQLSADVQASLAVAVAQCMWEPLTEPFQHSER; encoded by the coding sequence atgatgctgaagcgatcggaaggggtggtagtcgctcggggctcgggctgtacggtgggtgctgtagaacttcccatccgggCTCTTCtaaagaattttctgggaagtcttcttcgcgacctgagggcgcgcgttatccTGCAGCAGGCGAaagttgtcgagcttcgggtgctccttgcggatcttgtcggcccgTCTTTACgattgagcgcagtagacttcggcagtaactgtcgtgttgcccagcagcagttcgaaacggtagatcCCATTCTCCACCAGACGCACGcccagcatgaccttcttctcatgaatttcacctttcacgaaaggatccggcatttcatggCCAGCGCAACAGGCACGTTTGggggtgtggttgacgtagaggacccatttttcatctccagtgacagtggtgtccagccagtcaaatctgcggcttctggagagcaactgagtgcagatgtccaggcgtctttggcggttgccgtcgctcaatgcatgtgggagccatTGACCGAGCCTTTTCAACATTCCGAGAGATAG
- a CDS encoding hypothetical protein (NECATOR_CHRIV.G14587.T1) — MKSMFLLCQDRLMILPYFALRRHQTDRGERRYILYAAYDTGEELFLGTCDSRGVGGVGVFVNRNMAVSIDSFEKLTMRKCGSTPMWFAPTSSYGEEECEAFYMDLEQFYTEGLTFYKNHHRLRASFRLSASGKIPSKTTSTTMLTCKTSSRLYESGAARAAGNQEPASELARLCGEAIKEGLKERRAEVLAGVAEAEQSIHYAHRSIANRKTTTSPGLDKIKPKHLKYPPPVPINTLARLYTRYLLECKTSATIVQSAYCLYKLFTRIIPNRIERALDEEQPCEQAGFQKGLMPLLRTRGLEWDDMGVKFDGRHLHHLRFADDIAFITSDMNQAERMLAEFDEMCKKIGLQLNLGKTMSGNQHDERPDLRAEEETSGLGTQEHRECSEEEQEHPAPSGIDDSCFSAIINAECQVDKSEHFRCYFLHLLI, encoded by the exons ATGAAGTCcatgtttctgctgtgccaggatcgGCTCATGATACTACCGTATTTCGCAC tacgacgtcatcagaCTGACCGAGGAGAGCGACGCTACATACTGTATGCCGCGTAcgacactggagaagaactcttcttaggaacatgcgacagtagaggagttggtggagttggtgtcTTCGTCAACAGGAATATGGCAGTAagcatcgactctttcgaaaaACTTACGATGAGAAAATGTGGTTCAACACCAATGTGGttcgctccaacatcaagctacggaGAAGAAGAAtgcgaagctttctatatggatctGGAGCAGTTCTACACAGAAGGGCttaccttctacaag AACCATCATCGACTGAGAGCTTCGTTTCGCTTGTCGGCTTCTGGGAAGATACCGTCAaagacaacatcgacgacgatGTTGACTTGTaaaacatcttcacgactgtacgag AGTGGAGCTGCACGTGctgcaggcaaccaagaacccgcgtccgagctcgcaaggctttgcggagaggcgataaaggaaggcctcaaagagagaagagcagaagtgttggctggaGTTGCAGAGGCGGAGCAGAGCATTCACTACGCCCATCGGAGCAtcgccaatcgtaaaacaacTACTTCACCCGGTCTCGACAAAATCAAGCCTAAACATCTGAAGTACCCTCCGCCAGTCCCCATCAACACACTGGCGAGGCTCTACACTCGTTATCTGTTGGAATGCAAG acatcggcaactatcgtccaatctgcttactgcctgtacaagctcttcacaagaatAATCCcaaacaggatagaaagagcATTAGATGAGgaacagccatgcgagcaagcagggtttcaaAAAGGATTAA tgccactcttGAGAAcgcgaggattggaatgggatgacatgggagtgaaatttgacggccggcatttacaccatcttcgtttcgctgatgacatcgctTTTATAACATCAGACATGAATCaggcggaacgaatgctggccgaatttgatgaaatgtgtaaaaagatcgggcttcagctgaacctaggCAAGACGAT gtcgggaaatcaacatgatgaacgacctgatctCCGAGCTGAGGAGGAAACAAGCGGCTTGGGCACtcaagagcatcgagaatgtagtgaagaggagcaagaacatccggctccatCCGGCATAGATGATTCTTGCTTTTCTGCGATCATTAATGCTGAGTGTCAAGTGGACAAAAGTGAGCATTTCCGATGCTACTTTTTACATTTACTTATTTGA
- a CDS encoding hypothetical protein (NECATOR_CHRIV.G14587.T2): MGVKFDGRHLHHLRFADDIAFITSDMNQAERMLAEFDEMCKKIGLQLNLGKTMFVRNGWVSDVLFTLNGTNISECTSYVYLGREINMMNDLISELRRKQAAWALKSIENVVKRSKNIRLHPA; the protein is encoded by the coding sequence atgggagtgaaatttgacggccggcatttacaccatcttcgtttcgctgatgacatcgctTTTATAACATCAGACATGAATCaggcggaacgaatgctggccgaatttgatgaaatgtgtaaaaagatcgggcttcagctgaacctaggCAAGACGATGTTTgtgaggaacggatgggtttctgatgtcctattcacgctcaacggaacgaacatatccgaatgcactagctatgtatatctaggtcgggaaatcaacatgatgaacgacctgatctCCGAGCTGAGGAGGAAACAAGCGGCTTGGGCACtcaagagcatcgagaatgtagtgaagaggagcaagaacatccggctccatCCGGCATAG
- a CDS encoding hypothetical protein (NECATOR_CHRIV.G14587.T3) encodes MAVSIDSFEKLTMRKCGSTPMWFAPTSSYGEEECEAFYMDLEQFYTEGLTFYKNHHRLRASFRLSASGKIPSKTTSTTMLTCKTSSRLYESGAARAAGNQEPASELARLCGEAIKEGLKERRAEVLAGVAEAEQSIHYAHRSIANRKTTTSPGLDKIKPKHLKYPPPVPINTLARLYTRYLLECKVYEQFKTNKTVLLNKKGDP; translated from the exons ATGGCAGTAagcatcgactctttcgaaaaACTTACGATGAGAAAATGTGGTTCAACACCAATGTGGttcgctccaacatcaagctacggaGAAGAAGAAtgcgaagctttctatatggatctGGAGCAGTTCTACACAGAAGGGCttaccttctacaag AACCATCATCGACTGAGAGCTTCGTTTCGCTTGTCGGCTTCTGGGAAGATACCGTCAaagacaacatcgacgacgatGTTGACTTGTaaaacatcttcacgactgtacgag AGTGGAGCTGCACGTGctgcaggcaaccaagaacccgcgtccgagctcgcaaggctttgcggagaggcgataaaggaaggcctcaaagagagaagagcagaagtgttggctggaGTTGCAGAGGCGGAGCAGAGCATTCACTACGCCCATCGGAGCAtcgccaatcgtaaaacaacTACTTCACCCGGTCTCGACAAAATCAAGCCTAAACATCTGAAGTACCCTCCGCCAGTCCCCATCAACACACTGGCGAGGCTCTACACTCGTTATCTGTTGGAATGCAAGGTTTATGAGCAATTTAAAACCAACAAGACTGTGCTGTTGAATAAGAAGGGAGACCCCtaa
- a CDS encoding hypothetical protein (NECATOR_CHRIV.G14587.T4) produces MVLSSSGLLMNPGYVRRHQTDRGERRYILYAAYDTGEELFLGTCDSRGVGGVGVFVNRNMAVSIDSFEKLTMRKCGSTPMWFAPTSSYGEEECEAFYMDLEQFYTEGLTFYKNHHRLRASFRLSASGKIPSKTTSTTMLTCKTSSRLYESGAARAAGNQEPASELARLCGEAIKEGLKERRAEVLAGVAEAEQSIHYAHRSIANRKTTTSPGLDKIKPKHLKYPPPVPINTLARLYTRYLLECKVYEQFKTNKTVLLNKKGDP; encoded by the exons ATGGTCTTATCTTCTTCTGGACTGCTCATGAATCCTGGCTATG tacgacgtcatcagaCTGACCGAGGAGAGCGACGCTACATACTGTATGCCGCGTAcgacactggagaagaactcttcttaggaacatgcgacagtagaggagttggtggagttggtgtcTTCGTCAACAGGAATATGGCAGTAagcatcgactctttcgaaaaACTTACGATGAGAAAATGTGGTTCAACACCAATGTGGttcgctccaacatcaagctacggaGAAGAAGAAtgcgaagctttctatatggatctGGAGCAGTTCTACACAGAAGGGCttaccttctacaag AACCATCATCGACTGAGAGCTTCGTTTCGCTTGTCGGCTTCTGGGAAGATACCGTCAaagacaacatcgacgacgatGTTGACTTGTaaaacatcttcacgactgtacgag AGTGGAGCTGCACGTGctgcaggcaaccaagaacccgcgtccgagctcgcaaggctttgcggagaggcgataaaggaaggcctcaaagagagaagagcagaagtgttggctggaGTTGCAGAGGCGGAGCAGAGCATTCACTACGCCCATCGGAGCAtcgccaatcgtaaaacaacTACTTCACCCGGTCTCGACAAAATCAAGCCTAAACATCTGAAGTACCCTCCGCCAGTCCCCATCAACACACTGGCGAGGCTCTACACTCGTTATCTGTTGGAATGCAAGGTTTATGAGCAATTTAAAACCAACAAGACTGTGCTGTTGAATAAGAAGGGAGACCCCtaa
- a CDS encoding hypothetical protein (NECATOR_CHRIV.G14588.T1): protein MKQYNEILHEQLWKGTLEEVDATSQESGIQHLLHQAVQTEQDHQTNLAIAIRSSSSNFRIEDTAVILDGEKAFQQASFLTIHEDEDDKGYTRCLWLRNYKWLPTSHSIQNCDAQE, encoded by the coding sequence ATGAAACAATACAATGAGATCCTGCACGAACAGCTTTGGAAAGGGACCCTAGAGGAAGTAGACGCCACGTCGCAAGAGTCGGGGATTCAACATCTACTTCACCAAGCAGTACAAACGGAACAGGACCACCAAACTAATCTTGCCATAGCTATCAGGAGTTCCTCTTCGAATTTCAGGATCGAAGACACAGCAGTGATTTTGGATGGAGAAAAAGCATTCCAACAAGCTTCCTTCTTGACGATCCATGAAGATGAAGACGATAAAGGCTACACTCGATGTTTATGGCTACGTAACTACAAGTGGCTGCCTACTTCACACAGTATTCaaaactgcgatgcacaggaGTAA